Proteins encoded within one genomic window of Acidobacteriota bacterium:
- a CDS encoding choice-of-anchor D domain-containing protein: MPLLKTNRNALLRMLLVIGMFGGMIWGTSPNLQSATKTQQLPCVFTASGYLDCLSEVDPNDPLNEKIPLILIHGINPESVPSPPDYTCWDNFRSYFNLLSPSLKSKYKLYKFEYYSNDVSIFDLGGKLRDVLDIQNSRDPNFSNKSIVIIGHSMGGLVARSFIQQHWQQQGIFGGKRGGERVLKLITLGTPHHGSPMSNGEARDQKAGFSWGNILNLFDNSYYSPIGPKYYQLNRSNLYWDNYDGLLNYSIYPNERNDWLATELNSDSTFDNKIIAYAGSFPTPSCVSCCTNKYCLGNSILSGVFNLQSDGIVPISSALFHTQNGEPRVVWRFFSEYNHSEIVAGKGDNILFDKIKLDLEAIQPATLPSAPVLSSPGTSSSPGPVISTTTPTFQWQPVPSAQNYGLYIRQLNSDGSLGPLVFDSEVNWGPISGSIFSLPSSFALVDGRRYRWDMRSRNTAGWGNLTSEFYFQINTGTGNGGCLVTPLTVPTTIPGSLSSSDCSFSSGRAPGSYYDQYSFNGVSGQQVTISLNAGWDTFLILNGPNATEVAYNDDSNETLNSRITVGLTLTGTYTIQATSYNSATTGSYTLSISTSGSGGGCNYSLSPTNSSIGSGGGTGSISVTAGTGCNWTASSNVGWMTVTSGFSGSGNGSVTYSVSGNSSSARTGTLTIAGQIFTVQQNGNSNGGVGIEFNRTSVNFGTVPVGNTPTESILITNPLSSTGTLTVTVGTLSPPFAVGLNSGIHTLGPGQSLPVNITFTPTSSANFSGNLVVTHNAPGGSTNVPISGTGQALTVGISVSPNPVVFSNVSIGDAQTITLTISNPSTSSGNLNGTVSNLSAPFQVCCNTTFAIGPGGSFPISIRFLPTIAGTFNQTLAITHNATNQPQPLQIPVSGTGVSSQGGGCPPIPLNMSQTVNGVLSPTDCVFSGTTQYLDIYSFSGSVGQQITITLTSSAFDAYLYLLPAVNGMVLAQDDDSAGEGGARIIYTLSSTGTFVIYATSYSANQLGNYTLSLTNSGGGGGCNYSISPTSSSIGAGGGTGTLSVTTGAGCSWSASSNVSWITITSGFSGSGNGSVAYSVSNNSSSSRTGTLIIAGRTFTLSQLAGASGENGCEVPVTISIEQTVTTTLNSDCVYTNTHQNIDTYRFSGSGGQTVTITMSSSAFDTYLYLLDGSRNTLQSNDDANGTTNSQITYTLPYSGTFNIDATSLNEYATGQYTLTLTSGGGGECSYSISPASRSHGSGNETGSVTVSAGTNCSWTASANVNWITVTSGFSGLGNGSVTYQVSSNSGSARTGILTIAARTFTVSQSAGSTGEDGCGDNGFTIAIGQTVNRGLDTSCYYIDEPGRYVDEYRFYASAGTQVTITLSSSVFDAYLFLIDPNFYLLAQDDDSGGGTNSRISYTLPYSGTYRIQATSYTSGQTGPYTLTLSNGYTQKPLLSNQFEIKTVSSLENEFVDTVIKPVGIVEFPDLKVKKGIKPAQKELLQIEGLPSLQKPSTGNPDFFFSQERK; the protein is encoded by the coding sequence ATGCCACTGCTGAAAACAAACAGGAATGCATTATTGAGAATGTTGCTTGTAATTGGGATGTTTGGAGGAATGATTTGGGGAACTTCGCCAAACCTACAATCAGCTACCAAAACACAACAATTACCATGTGTTTTTACAGCTTCCGGATACTTAGATTGCTTGAGTGAAGTGGATCCAAATGATCCATTAAATGAAAAAATCCCCTTAATTTTGATCCATGGAATAAATCCTGAAAGTGTTCCATCTCCGCCTGATTATACTTGTTGGGATAATTTTAGGTCGTATTTCAACCTTCTTAGTCCATCGTTGAAAAGCAAATATAAACTGTACAAGTTTGAGTACTACAGCAATGATGTAAGTATTTTTGATCTTGGGGGAAAATTGAGAGATGTATTGGATATTCAGAATTCCCGGGATCCAAATTTTAGTAATAAATCAATTGTAATTATTGGTCATAGCATGGGAGGGCTAGTCGCTAGATCGTTTATACAGCAACATTGGCAGCAGCAAGGGATTTTTGGTGGTAAACGAGGTGGGGAACGGGTACTCAAACTTATTACGTTAGGAACACCTCATCATGGGTCACCAATGTCAAATGGGGAGGCACGAGATCAAAAAGCTGGGTTTTCTTGGGGAAATATTTTGAATTTATTTGACAACTCTTACTACAGTCCAATTGGGCCAAAGTATTATCAGTTAAACAGATCGAATCTTTATTGGGATAACTATGATGGATTACTGAATTATTCTATTTATCCAAATGAGCGTAATGACTGGCTTGCAACCGAATTGAATAGCGACTCCACATTTGACAATAAAATCATAGCTTATGCAGGCAGTTTTCCAACTCCTTCATGTGTTTCTTGTTGTACCAATAAGTACTGTTTGGGAAATAGTATTTTGAGTGGAGTATTCAATTTACAAAGTGATGGTATTGTCCCTATTAGCAGTGCATTATTTCATACTCAAAATGGTGAACCGAGAGTTGTTTGGCGGTTTTTCTCAGAGTATAACCATAGTGAAATAGTTGCTGGTAAGGGAGACAATATTTTATTTGATAAGATCAAGCTTGACTTAGAAGCGATCCAACCTGCTACTCTCCCCTCTGCACCGGTTTTAAGTTCTCCTGGTACTTCTTCCTCCCCTGGACCGGTTATTTCTACTACAACCCCAACATTTCAATGGCAACCTGTACCGAGTGCACAAAACTATGGTCTTTACATTCGCCAGCTAAACTCAGATGGGTCACTCGGACCTTTAGTATTTGATTCGGAAGTTAACTGGGGGCCAATCAGTGGATCAATATTTTCTTTACCGAGTAGTTTTGCTTTGGTTGACGGGAGGCGTTATCGATGGGATATGAGGTCAAGGAATACTGCTGGTTGGGGAAATTTAACTTCAGAGTTTTATTTTCAAATCAATACAGGAACTGGTAACGGTGGTTGTTTGGTGACTCCGTTGACCGTGCCGACGACGATCCCAGGTTCGTTAAGTTCAAGTGATTGTTCATTCAGCAGCGGTCGTGCGCCTGGAAGTTATTATGATCAATATTCATTCAATGGAGTGAGTGGACAGCAAGTGACGATTTCGCTCAATGCAGGTTGGGACACGTTTCTCATTCTCAATGGACCAAATGCGACAGAAGTTGCCTACAATGACGATAGCAATGAAACCTTGAATTCGCGGATAACAGTGGGGCTGACGTTGACCGGAACATATACGATCCAGGCAACATCGTATAATTCAGCCACCACTGGTTCATATACGTTGAGCATTTCCACTTCAGGAAGCGGTGGAGGATGCAATTACTCTCTATCCCCGACGAATTCCAGTATTGGATCAGGCGGTGGAACCGGAAGTATTTCGGTGACCGCCGGAACTGGGTGCAACTGGACGGCATCAAGCAATGTCGGTTGGATGACCGTAACATCTGGGTTCAGTGGCTCAGGAAATGGAAGTGTGACGTATTCGGTCAGTGGTAATTCAAGTAGTGCCCGAACTGGAACATTAACCATTGCTGGACAGATTTTTACTGTGCAGCAAAATGGAAACAGCAACGGCGGAGTCGGGATTGAATTCAATCGAACATCGGTCAATTTTGGCACTGTGCCAGTAGGGAACACACCAACTGAATCAATTCTTATTACAAATCCACTTTCATCAACTGGAACGTTGACAGTAACTGTCGGCACGCTTTCACCTCCCTTTGCAGTCGGACTCAACAGCGGTATACACACCTTGGGGCCGGGGCAATCGCTGCCAGTGAACATAACTTTTACTCCAACCTCTTCAGCAAACTTTAGTGGGAATTTAGTTGTGACACATAATGCGCCAGGCGGTTCAACAAATGTTCCCATAAGCGGCACCGGACAAGCTTTGACAGTTGGAATCTCCGTCAGCCCGAACCCTGTTGTTTTCTCAAATGTTTCCATTGGGGATGCACAGACAATCACGCTTACGATCAGCAATCCATCGACTTCATCCGGAAATCTCAACGGGACTGTCAGCAACCTTTCAGCGCCATTCCAGGTTTGTTGCAATACCACGTTTGCCATTGGTCCAGGTGGCAGCTTCCCTATTTCCATTCGATTTCTGCCAACCATTGCAGGCACGTTCAATCAAACATTGGCCATTACCCACAATGCAACCAATCAACCACAACCTCTGCAAATTCCAGTGTCTGGAACGGGAGTTTCATCTCAAGGCGGCGGATGCCCTCCAATCCCGCTGAATATGTCGCAAACTGTGAACGGGGTACTCAGCCCTACTGACTGTGTGTTTTCCGGAACTACACAGTATCTTGATATCTACAGTTTTAGTGGTTCTGTCGGTCAACAGATAACTATCACACTTACTTCGAGTGCGTTTGATGCTTACTTATATTTGCTGCCCGCTGTAAATGGAATGGTTTTGGCACAAGACGACGATAGTGCAGGCGAGGGTGGAGCGCGCATCATCTACACGTTGTCGTCAACCGGCACATTTGTGATTTATGCAACTTCTTATAGTGCCAATCAACTTGGAAATTACACTTTAAGTTTGACGAATTCAGGTGGGGGTGGAGGGTGCAATTACTCAATCTCACCGACAAGTTCCAGCATTGGAGCAGGCGGCGGCACTGGCACCCTTTCAGTAACAACCGGTGCTGGATGCAGTTGGTCGGCATCAAGCAATGTGAGTTGGATCACCATCACGTCCGGATTCAGCGGTTCAGGAAATGGAAGCGTGGCGTATTCGGTCAGCAATAATTCAAGCAGTAGTCGTACCGGAACACTGATCATTGCGGGGAGGACATTTACATTATCGCAATTGGCAGGGGCATCCGGCGAAAACGGATGTGAAGTTCCTGTGACAATTTCCATCGAACAGACCGTAACCACAACCTTGAATTCCGACTGTGTTTACACCAATACGCATCAAAATATTGATACATATCGATTTTCCGGTTCAGGCGGTCAAACGGTGACAATCACGATGTCTTCATCAGCCTTTGATACTTATCTGTATCTGCTGGATGGAAGTCGGAACACGTTGCAATCCAATGATGATGCCAATGGGACGACGAATTCACAAATTACCTACACGTTGCCGTACAGCGGGACATTCAACATTGATGCAACATCACTCAACGAATATGCGACCGGACAGTATACATTGACGTTGACAAGTGGAGGTGGAGGTGAGTGTTCATATTCGATTTCGCCTGCCAGTCGGTCACACGGTTCAGGAAATGAAACTGGCTCGGTAACTGTTTCTGCTGGTACAAACTGCAGTTGGACGGCATCCGCCAATGTCAATTGGATCACGGTCACTTCCGGGTTCAGTGGTTTAGGGAACGGATCCGTTACGTATCAGGTCAGCAGCAACAGCGGAAGCGCTCGAACCGGAATACTGACGATTGCTGCACGGACTTTTACGGTATCGCAAAGCGCCGGAAGTACTGGAGAAGATGGTTGTGGGGACAATGGTTTCACCATTGCTATTGGGCAAACAGTCAATCGGGGTTTGGATACAAGTTGCTACTACATAGATGAACCAGGCAGGTATGTCGATGAATACCGATTTTACGCTTCGGCTGGAACACAGGTGACAATCACGTTATCTTCCTCGGTTTTTGACGCGTATCTTTTCTTGATCGATCCGAACTTTTATCTTCTTGCTCAAGATGACGATTCAGGGGGAGGGACAAACTCAAGGATTTCCTATACCCTTCCGTACAGTGGAACTTACCGTATTCAGGCAACTTCCTATACAAGTGGACAAACCGGCCCATATACCCTGACATTATCGAATGGATATACACAAAAGCCATTGCTGAGCAACCAGTTTGAAATAAAAACTGTATCTTCTTTAGAAAATGAATTTGTTGATACGGTAATCAAACCAGTGGGAATTGTTGAATTTCCTGATCTGAAAGTAAAAAAAGGGATAAAACCGGCACAAAAAGAACTTCTTCAAATCGAAGGGTTACCATCCTTGCAAAAACCTTCAACAGGAAATCCAGATTTCTTCTTCTCTCAAGAAAGAAAATAA
- a CDS encoding CHAT domain-containing protein, whose amino-acid sequence MKKHLFRPLALTGGVVLTAWLIATSMDFPVAQGDSQTSNVAASTDLTQGSVVKAEFTGGEKKVFYLRLQANQYLNLTVDQQGIDVVVRLKTPDGKVLIEVDSPNGTKGLEELWFVSDTADTYQIEVESPDPNVVPGQIELTVKTLRAATATDRVEAELNQSLSQIQVLSASNRIPDALKTAETAIKRGEAALPPDHQLIALAYQELGNLHRIMGKPKEAEAAVLKALAIFEKTLGPTHEDLVLTLNLLGLLADGAGNYAKAETYLLRALDILDHHPQIPEATRATTYNNVALVNDHKGNVQQAEAMYLKALAGFEKANGADSLNCAPVLNNLGLLFHQQGDFLKAEPFYARSIAIRKKYLAPGHPSIAFILNNLADMYSLRSDLKQAIRYQTEAVSILEKAFGEKHPQTILFHINVGEMLLRSGEYEAAGLYYRKASANAESVLGPTHPYSLFGLVGLAGFQLKTSQLSQAEATLTKVLPLMEKAFGPTHPRLMVPLSLLAQLNQTQRKYREAEAAMLRVISIQEKHTNVRFAEPGMYFSNLSHIYQMGGKIEQALAFEMKSNEVVEQDFLKNISLGSERQKVLYLNRTRWGANHLLVLHAQFAPHNQVAINAAVTSVLRRKGRALDVMADTLKLIQARATAQDQAVFEKLIEAQTRLSNLTVKGPGNTKPERFQMLVQGLEAEVDELEAEVSRRSAEYRVQTQPVTLQNIQAAIPENTALVEFTRYQPVQNAESSLNGPPRYLAYIIEPKGDPKWVDLEEVEKIDAITKAFRALLQLSPGTRSRLIKAESRNIKKSNSGSVVLPDQQLRVLAQSLHQAVIKPILKTVKPGTALFLAPEGELNLVPFGALMDENGKFLIENQPIHYLTSGRDLLRRQVKTHSQEPPLVMADPDYAAGTGPQIAGIQLVQLKRLFETAQEGIEVAKVFPDARLKVRAEATEQALKQVKGPQVLHIATHGYFLDKPAEVVGSVDPVAGEEQRDIQLKGSGPASDQTFFQSGIFLAGANRGESGADDGTLTALEAAQLDLRGTKLVVLSACNTGVGEVRTGEGVYGLRRAMVLAGSETQVLSLWPVSDLGTRKLMVDYYTRLKAGEGRAEALRQVQLEMLKSQRFRHPYYWASFVVSGEWSSLAGKE is encoded by the coding sequence ATGAAGAAGCATCTGTTTCGTCCCCTCGCGTTGACAGGTGGTGTTGTACTGACGGCATGGTTGATAGCCACCTCGATGGATTTTCCCGTTGCACAGGGAGATTCCCAAACTTCTAATGTTGCCGCATCCACTGATTTGACCCAGGGAAGCGTGGTCAAAGCCGAGTTCACAGGTGGTGAAAAGAAAGTTTTTTACCTTCGACTGCAAGCCAATCAGTATCTGAATTTGACGGTTGACCAGCAGGGAATTGACGTCGTGGTTCGCTTGAAAACTCCTGATGGCAAAGTACTGATCGAAGTTGACAGTCCAAATGGCACCAAGGGATTAGAAGAACTCTGGTTTGTGAGCGATACGGCAGACACGTACCAGATCGAAGTCGAATCACCTGATCCAAATGTTGTTCCCGGTCAGATTGAGTTGACGGTGAAAACGCTCCGGGCGGCAACGGCCACGGATCGGGTTGAAGCCGAACTCAACCAGTCATTAAGTCAAATCCAGGTGCTCTCTGCCTCCAATCGGATCCCGGATGCGCTGAAAACGGCTGAAACTGCCATCAAACGTGGCGAGGCTGCCTTACCCCCTGATCATCAGTTAATTGCTCTGGCCTACCAGGAGCTTGGAAACCTTCACCGCATCATGGGCAAACCCAAAGAAGCTGAAGCCGCTGTGCTCAAAGCCTTAGCCATTTTTGAAAAGACGCTTGGCCCAACCCATGAAGATCTGGTCCTGACTTTAAATCTTTTGGGATTGCTGGCCGATGGAGCCGGGAATTATGCGAAGGCTGAAACCTATTTATTACGGGCATTGGACATCCTTGACCACCATCCGCAGATTCCCGAAGCCACTCGGGCGACCACCTATAACAATGTCGCCCTGGTCAATGATCATAAAGGCAATGTTCAACAAGCAGAGGCCATGTACCTCAAAGCGCTGGCAGGCTTTGAAAAAGCAAACGGGGCTGACAGTTTGAACTGTGCGCCAGTATTGAACAACCTGGGGCTGTTGTTCCATCAGCAAGGCGATTTCCTGAAAGCCGAGCCGTTCTATGCCCGGAGCATTGCCATCCGCAAGAAATATCTGGCGCCGGGCCATCCAAGTATTGCGTTTATTCTCAATAATTTGGCTGATATGTATTCGTTGCGGTCAGATCTCAAACAGGCCATTCGCTACCAGACAGAAGCCGTTTCGATCCTGGAGAAAGCTTTTGGTGAGAAACACCCCCAAACCATTTTGTTCCATATCAATGTGGGGGAAATGCTTCTTCGCTCTGGCGAATATGAGGCAGCCGGTTTGTATTACCGAAAGGCAAGCGCCAACGCCGAGAGCGTCCTGGGACCAACACATCCCTATTCTTTGTTCGGACTGGTCGGGCTGGCCGGGTTCCAACTCAAAACCAGTCAGCTATCCCAGGCTGAGGCCACGTTGACGAAAGTGCTGCCATTGATGGAAAAAGCATTTGGGCCCACCCACCCGCGATTGATGGTTCCGCTCTCTTTACTGGCACAACTCAACCAGACCCAGCGGAAATACAGGGAAGCTGAAGCGGCCATGCTACGAGTTATTTCGATCCAGGAGAAACATACAAATGTTCGATTTGCCGAACCAGGAATGTATTTCAGTAACCTGTCACATATTTACCAGATGGGTGGCAAGATTGAGCAGGCGCTGGCCTTTGAAATGAAAAGTAATGAAGTGGTCGAACAAGATTTTCTCAAAAACATCAGTCTTGGTTCCGAGCGGCAGAAGGTATTATATCTGAATCGGACCAGATGGGGTGCCAATCATCTGCTTGTCCTGCACGCTCAGTTTGCCCCGCACAATCAGGTTGCCATCAACGCGGCAGTGACTTCAGTCTTGAGACGCAAAGGCAGAGCCCTGGATGTAATGGCTGATACACTCAAGCTGATTCAGGCACGGGCTACGGCACAAGATCAGGCCGTATTTGAAAAACTGATTGAAGCCCAAACCCGGCTGTCAAACCTGACGGTGAAAGGGCCTGGAAATACCAAACCTGAGCGGTTTCAGATGCTGGTTCAAGGATTGGAAGCCGAGGTTGATGAACTTGAGGCTGAAGTCAGCCGGCGGAGCGCCGAATATCGGGTTCAAACCCAACCCGTGACGCTGCAAAATATACAGGCCGCCATTCCTGAAAACACAGCACTGGTTGAATTTACCAGGTACCAGCCTGTGCAAAATGCCGAAAGCTCACTGAATGGACCTCCACGGTATCTGGCCTATATCATTGAACCGAAAGGTGATCCGAAATGGGTTGACCTGGAGGAAGTCGAAAAGATTGATGCCATCACGAAAGCATTTCGGGCGCTGCTCCAACTTTCTCCTGGCACTCGGAGCCGGTTGATCAAGGCTGAATCCCGAAATATCAAGAAATCGAACAGTGGATCGGTGGTTTTGCCAGATCAGCAACTCAGAGTGCTGGCTCAGAGTTTGCACCAGGCAGTCATCAAACCAATTTTAAAAACGGTGAAGCCCGGTACCGCACTGTTTCTTGCTCCAGAAGGGGAACTCAACCTGGTACCGTTTGGGGCGTTGATGGACGAAAATGGGAAGTTTCTGATTGAAAACCAGCCGATCCATTATTTAACCAGCGGTCGGGATTTGTTGCGGCGACAGGTGAAGACACACAGCCAGGAACCGCCGCTGGTAATGGCGGATCCGGACTACGCTGCCGGAACCGGGCCCCAAATTGCCGGTATCCAACTGGTTCAGCTTAAACGCTTGTTTGAAACGGCTCAGGAAGGCATCGAGGTGGCTAAAGTATTTCCCGATGCCCGATTAAAAGTCCGTGCTGAAGCAACCGAACAGGCACTCAAACAGGTGAAAGGGCCGCAGGTCCTGCATATCGCCACGCATGGGTATTTTCTGGATAAACCTGCTGAGGTGGTGGGATCAGTTGATCCAGTTGCCGGCGAAGAACAGCGTGACATTCAACTCAAGGGATCCGGTCCCGCCAGTGATCAAACCTTTTTCCAATCAGGAATTTTTCTGGCCGGTGCCAACCGTGGCGAAAGCGGCGCCGATGATGGCACGCTCACTGCCCTTGAAGCCGCCCAACTGGATTTGCGCGGGACCAAACTGGTGGTGCTCTCGGCCTGCAACACCGGCGTTGGCGAAGTCCGAACCGGTGAAGGGGTGTATGGTCTGCGCCGGGCGATGGTGCTGGCTGGGAGTGAAACGCAGGTGCTGAGTCTGTGGCCAGTGTCGGATCTGGGAACCCGAAAACTGATGGTGGATTATTACACCCGACTCAAAGCCGGTGAAGGCCGGGCCGAAGCACTTCGTCAGGTTCAGCTTGAAATGCTCAAGAGCCAGCGGTTTCGGCATCCGTATTACTGGGCCAGTTTTGTGGTCTCCGGCGAATGGTCAAGTCTGGCTGGGAAAGAATAG